Proteins encoded by one window of Prosthecobacter vanneervenii:
- a CDS encoding metal ABC transporter permease, with the protein MSTFADFLAEPIAKRTLMACLMIGFANGFVSAFVVLRKDALKIGTLSHSLLPGIALAVLIIGLSQWSALAGAIFAALIVGLGSIFLSRTSRLDQDTAMGVLYTTAFAGGVLILKNLDLRQKLDEWLFGSIVGMADSDLWIAFGISAIAVITLTALQRPLLIYLFEPNIAASLGVPVRLLNYATFAVTILVLISSLQAVGCILSVGLMVAPAATVYLLTNNARTLFWGGGIIGAIGSVAAFFLSYPLGWSVSATIIVVLGVFFLAAYVFSPKYGLFSRRRGVA; encoded by the coding sequence ATGTCCACCTTTGCTGATTTCCTTGCTGAACCGATTGCCAAACGGACGCTGATGGCGTGTTTGATGATTGGGTTTGCGAACGGGTTTGTGAGTGCGTTTGTGGTGCTGCGGAAGGATGCGCTGAAGATTGGGACGCTGTCGCACTCGCTGCTGCCGGGGATTGCGCTGGCGGTGCTGATCATTGGGCTGAGCCAATGGAGCGCGCTGGCGGGGGCGATCTTTGCGGCGCTGATCGTGGGGCTGGGGTCGATCTTTCTTTCGCGGACGTCGCGGCTGGATCAGGACACGGCGATGGGGGTGCTGTACACGACGGCGTTTGCGGGGGGGGTCTTAATCTTGAAGAACCTGGACCTGCGGCAGAAGCTGGATGAGTGGCTGTTTGGGAGCATCGTGGGCATGGCGGACTCGGACCTGTGGATCGCGTTTGGGATCAGCGCGATTGCGGTGATCACGCTGACGGCGCTGCAACGGCCGCTGCTCATTTATCTGTTTGAGCCGAACATCGCGGCGAGTCTGGGGGTGCCGGTGCGGCTTTTAAACTATGCGACGTTTGCGGTGACGATCCTGGTGTTAATCTCATCGCTGCAGGCGGTGGGGTGCATTCTGAGCGTGGGGCTGATGGTGGCGCCGGCGGCGACGGTGTATCTGCTGACGAACAACGCGCGGACGTTGTTCTGGGGCGGCGGGATCATCGGCGCGATTGGGTCGGTGGCGGCGTTCTTTCTGTCGTATCCGCTGGGGTGGAGCGTGAGCGCCACGATCATCGTGGTGCTGGGGGTGTTTTTCCTGGCGGCGTATGTTTTCAGTCCGAAGTATGGGCTGTTTAGCCGGAGGAGGGGGGTGGCGTAG